Proteins from a genomic interval of Anolis sagrei isolate rAnoSag1 chromosome 1, rAnoSag1.mat, whole genome shotgun sequence:
- the TRMT5 gene encoding tRNA (guanine(37)-N1)-methyltransferase — protein sequence MRICRQLNGLFAGLLKTKDFGTTVSHLSFSAIWKLCDQPLHRLPGHLSVVAQRNSIFTMPEMFDKKVELDLNVPHPRVRGMTRLNRDAFKRDVVVPAIKVNKDITNKLVKSLKEVMIKRPGLKRVIEDPEDESRRFILLDPHKMSADGSLGEPEKEILKSFNINPEIISYNVELTYDHFKAEEILQAVLPEGQEVTTAFSRVGHIAHLNLRDHQLPYKHLIGQVIIDKNHGITCAVNKINTIESAYRNFQMEVLAGDESNMTTKVKENYISYEFDFSKVYWNPRLSTEHARIVSLLKPGDVLFDVFAGVGPFAIPAAKKNCIVFANDLNPESYKWLQHNCKLNKVDTKVQVFNMDGREFMKGPMKEELVKQLSLKERKSSLHIIMNLPAMAIDFLDVFQHLLDGEPSGTELPTVHCHCFSKHENPAQDVQQRAEACLGTSLEGLCSVELVRNVAPNKDMMCISFRLLAKVLYKPPSSLAGVDNTQQPESKRLRLTEDALEEKVNPVV from the exons ATGAG GATTTGCAGGCAATTAAATGGCTTATTTGCTGGACTCCTGAAAACGAAAGATTTTGGAACAACTGTATCCCATTTATCATTTTCAGCAATTTGGAAGCTTTGTGACCAGCCTCTTCATCGACTTCCTGGACATCTTTCAGTAGTAGCTCAGAGAAATAGCATTTTCACAATGCCGGAGATGTTTGACAAGAAGGTTGAACTTGACCTCAACGTCCCTCATCCCAGGGTTCGTGGGATGACCAGACTGAACAGAGACGCTTTCAAAAGGGATGTTGTGGTACCAGCAATTAAGGTGAACAAAGACATCACAAACAAACTGGTGAAGTCCCTTAAGGAGGTGATGATCAAGCGACCGGGTCTCAAGAGAGTTATTGAAGACCCAGAAGATGAAAGCAGAAGGTTCATTTTGTTAGATCCTCACAAAATGTCTGCTGATGGTTCCCTTGGTGAACCTGAGAAAGAGATCTTAAAGAGCTTTAACATTAACCCCGAGATAATCAGTTACAATGTGGAGTTGACATACGACCATTTCAAGGCGGAAGAAATTCTGCAAGCGgttcttcctgaaggccaggaagtGACCACAGCATTTAGCAGAGTCGGCCACATCGCTCACTTGAATCTCAGAGACCATCAGCTACCTTACAAGCATTTAATTG GCCAAGTTATTATTGACAAGAATCATGGTATCACCTGTGCTGTAAATAAAATCAATACCATTGAGAGTGCTTATCGAAACTTCCAAATGGAGGTGCTGGCTGGAGATGAGAGCAACATGACAACAAAG GTCAAAGAAAACTACATCTCCTACGAATTTGACTTTTCCAAGGTCTACTGGAATCCCCGCCTCTCCACTGAACATGCGCGCATTGTCAGCCTCTTGAAGCCTGGTGATGTTCTCTTTGACGTCTTTGCTGGGGTGGGGCCCTTTGCTATCCCTGCAGCAAAGAAGAACTGTATTGTGTTTGCAAATGACCTCAACCCTGAGTCCTACAAGTGGCTGCAGCACAACTGTAAACTGAACAAAGTGGACACAAAAGTGCAAGTCTTCAACATGGATGGCAGAGAGTTCATGAAGGGGCCGATGAAGGAAGAACTGGTCAAGCAACTTTCTCTGAAAGAGCGTAAAAGTTCCCTACATATCATCATGAACTTGCCAGCCATGGCCATTGACTTCCTGGATGTTTTCCAGCACCTCTTGGATGGAGAACCCAGTGGCACAGAGCTTCCCACAGTGCATTGCCATTGCTTTTCCAAGCATGAAAATCCTGCACAGGACGTTCAGCAACGAGCCGAAGCTTGCTTGGGAACTTCCTTAGAGGGCTTGTGCTCGGTGGAGCTGGTGAGGAACGTGGCGCCCAATAAAGATATGATGTGCATTAGCTTCCGTCTTCTTGCCAAAGTGTTGTACAAGCCACCATCATCTCTGGCAG GTGTGGATAATACACAGCAACCGGAATCAAAACGCCTGCGCTTAACCGAAGACGCCCTTGAAGAAAAAGTGAATCCAGTGGTATAG